One part of the Ursus arctos isolate Adak ecotype North America unplaced genomic scaffold, UrsArc2.0 scaffold_16, whole genome shotgun sequence genome encodes these proteins:
- the FAM110A gene encoding protein FAM110A, with amino-acid sequence MPVDTLTPGARDTSALPFRLRTKVPGYLLRRPADGGARKPSAVERLEADKAKYVKSLHVANTRQEPVQPLLSKQPLFSPGTRRTVLTPSRRVLPGPGRRPQLDLDILSSLIDLCDSPSSPAESSRTPGWTEGAHQVPPATPPRPPPSTAAVRRVDVRPLPASPARPCPSPGTATASSPARPPGLQRSKSDLSERFSRAAADLERFFNFCGLDPEEARGLGVAHLARASSDIVSLAGPSAGPGSSEGDCSRRSSATVEERARERVPYGVSVVERNARVIKWLYGLRQARDAPAAEG; translated from the coding sequence ATGCCTGTGGACACACTGACTCCGGGAGCCCGGGACACCTCTGCCCTACCTTTCCGCCTGCGGACCAAAGTCCCTGGCTACCTGCTACGGCGGCCAGCAGATGGTGGAGCGCGGAAACCTAGTGCCGTGGAGCGCCTGGAGGCCGACAAGGCCAAGTACGTCAAGAGCCTGCATGTGGCCAACACCCGCCAGGAACCTGTGCAGCCCCTGCTGTCCAAACAGCCACTCTTCAGCCCTGGGACTCGCCGCACAGTGCTCACACCTAGCCGTCGAGTCCTGCCTGGACCTGGCCGCCGGCCCCAGCTGGACCTGGACATCCTTAGCAGCCTCATCGACTTGTGTGATAGTCCCTCATCCCCTGCCGAGTCCAGCCGTACCCCTGGATGGACAGAAGgagcccaccaggtgcccccGGCCACCCCTCCACGCCCGCCACCCAGTACGGCTGCCGTCCGCCGAGTGGATGTCCGTCCCCTGCCCGCCTCCCCTGCCCGGCCCTGCCCATCGCCTGGCACTGCCACTGCCTCCAGCCCAGCACGGCCCCCGGGTTTGCAACGCTCCAAGTCGGATTTGAGTGAGCGCTTCTCCAGAGCAGCAGCTGACCTGGAGCGATTTTTTAACTTCTGTGGCCTGGACCCGGAGGAGGCACGGGGCTTGGGTGTGGCCCACCTGGCGCGGGCCAGCTCAGACATCGTCTCCCTGGCTGGGCCCAGTGCCGGGCCCGGCAGCTCCGAGGGGGACTGCTCCCGCCGCAGCTCTGCCACTGTGGAGGAGCGGGCCCGGGAGCGCGTCCCTTATGGTGTGTCGGTGGTGGAGCGCAACGCCCGTGTGATCAAGTGGCTGTACGGGTTGCGGCAGGCGCGGGATGCCCCAGCAGCTGAGGGCTAG